One stretch of Deinobacterium chartae DNA includes these proteins:
- a CDS encoding APH(3') family aminoglycoside O-phosphotransferase, with the protein MNTLPVGLPPELRALTGADAWEPVTVGESGATVHRTDTLYLKTVPRAEAPALFGEKERLRWLAGRVPVPRVLYWGSDDERAYLLTSRLIGVDASQAAALRDPPLLCDLLARGLRALHQLPIADCPFDASLRVRLREAQARLEAGLVDEDDFDAARRGRAASDLYRELEATRPTREDLVVTHGDYCLPNIILDGKYVAGFVDVGGLGIADRHQDLALCVRSLKRNIGERWGAVFLEAYGYRPIDAAKIEYYQLLDEFF; encoded by the coding sequence ATGAACACTCTGCCCGTGGGCCTGCCGCCCGAACTGCGTGCCCTGACCGGCGCGGATGCGTGGGAGCCGGTCACCGTAGGCGAATCCGGAGCCACGGTCCACCGCACCGACACCCTGTACCTCAAGACCGTGCCGCGCGCCGAAGCCCCGGCGCTGTTCGGGGAAAAAGAGCGCCTGCGCTGGCTGGCTGGACGTGTTCCGGTTCCCCGGGTCCTGTACTGGGGCAGTGACGATGAGCGCGCCTACCTGCTCACCTCGAGGCTGATCGGCGTGGACGCCTCGCAGGCGGCCGCGCTGCGCGATCCGCCGCTGCTGTGCGATCTGCTCGCACGCGGCCTGCGCGCTTTGCACCAGCTGCCCATTGCGGACTGCCCGTTCGACGCCTCGCTGCGCGTGCGCCTGCGCGAGGCCCAGGCCCGCCTCGAGGCGGGCCTGGTGGACGAGGACGACTTCGACGCGGCCCGCCGGGGCCGCGCGGCATCGGACCTGTACCGCGAGCTCGAGGCCACGCGCCCCACCCGCGAGGATCTGGTGGTCACCCACGGCGACTACTGCCTGCCCAACATCATCTTGGACGGAAAGTACGTCGCAGGCTTTGTGGACGTCGGGGGCTTGGGCATCGCCGACCGACACCAGGACCTGGCGCTGTGCGTGCGCTCGCTGAAACGCAACATCGGAGAGCGCTGGGGCGCGGTGTTCCTCGAGGCCTACGGTTACCGTCCGATCGACGCGGCCAAGATCGAGTACTACCAGCTGCTCGACGAGTTCTTCTAA
- a CDS encoding sigma-E factor regulatory protein RseB domain-containing protein, which translates to MRPRKLLLLAALLSLSLPARAETLEDLIGALRRASTRNLTGQTEISVFFPPRDEPVREARALPNLPFSPQLMRRNFDLAVTQDDTVAGRQAVRYDLTPRQGSAARWTFWVDAEYELPLAFEERAADGTLLRRATYLSLEGKPRRRAKPLPQRVFTLRGPLEGAARQALPGLQLPPGFRVVDLQRGRRAGVDTLELLLSDGLNVVPVVLTSRAVRGGPGVRARQFGGNWVWVVGNLPDHTLEAMLKNLHGPLDPQSLGTFLNRADSNP; encoded by the coding sequence GTGCGTCCGCGCAAACTGCTGCTGCTGGCCGCCCTGCTGAGCCTGAGCCTGCCCGCCCGCGCCGAGACCCTCGAGGACCTGATCGGAGCGCTGCGCCGCGCCAGCACGCGCAACCTGACCGGTCAGACCGAAATTTCGGTGTTCTTTCCTCCGCGCGACGAGCCGGTGCGCGAGGCGCGCGCGCTGCCCAACCTGCCGTTCTCACCGCAGCTGATGCGCCGCAATTTCGACCTTGCGGTCACGCAAGACGACACGGTCGCCGGACGGCAGGCCGTGCGCTACGACCTCACTCCCCGGCAGGGCAGCGCCGCACGCTGGACCTTCTGGGTAGACGCCGAGTACGAACTCCCGCTCGCCTTCGAAGAGCGCGCGGCGGACGGAACCCTGCTGCGCCGCGCCACCTACCTCAGCCTCGAGGGCAAGCCGCGCCGACGGGCCAAGCCGCTGCCGCAGCGGGTCTTTACCCTGCGGGGTCCGCTCGAGGGCGCGGCCCGTCAGGCCCTGCCCGGCCTGCAACTGCCGCCCGGTTTCCGGGTGGTGGACCTGCAGCGCGGTCGGCGCGCCGGGGTGGATACCCTGGAGTTGCTGCTCTCCGACGGCCTGAACGTGGTTCCGGTCGTGCTGACCTCGCGGGCGGTGCGTGGGGGCCCCGGCGTGCGCGCGCGCCAGTTCGGCGGCAACTGGGTGTGGGTGGTCGGCAACCTGCCCGACCACACCCTCGAGGCGATGCTCAAGAACCTGCACGGTCCCCTGGATCCCCAGAGCCTGGGAACTTTTCTGAATCGGGCCGACTCCAACCCTTAA
- a CDS encoding RNA polymerase sigma factor, producing MILEDLSDSQLLKLARRDAAAFEALIRRHAPRVHALATSLVGAASADDVVQEVFFSVYRNLARFRFEAEFSTWLHRIALNACYNQLRRKQPEPISDLEPVLVSPLESPECLAERSQLRELIEAGMRGLPPEQREAFALREFSGLEYAQIAQITGAQLGTVKSRINRAKAALRSYLTARGVVPEGELHV from the coding sequence GTGATCTTGGAGGATCTGAGCGACAGCCAATTACTGAAACTCGCCCGCCGGGACGCTGCGGCCTTCGAGGCCCTGATCCGCCGTCACGCGCCGCGCGTGCACGCGCTGGCCACCTCGCTGGTCGGAGCGGCCAGCGCCGACGATGTGGTCCAGGAGGTGTTTTTCAGCGTGTACCGCAACCTCGCCCGCTTCCGCTTCGAGGCCGAGTTCTCGACCTGGCTGCACCGCATCGCGCTGAACGCCTGCTACAACCAACTGCGGCGCAAGCAGCCCGAACCGATCAGCGACCTCGAGCCGGTGCTGGTCTCTCCGCTCGAGAGCCCCGAGTGCCTCGCCGAGCGCAGCCAGCTGCGCGAGCTGATCGAAGCGGGCATGCGCGGCCTGCCGCCCGAGCAGCGTGAGGCCTTCGCGCTGCGCGAGTTTTCCGGCCTCGAGTATGCCCAGATCGCCCAGATCACCGGCGCTCAGCTGGGAACCGTAAAATCGCGGATCAACCGGGCCAAGGCGGCCCTGAGAAGTTACCTGACGGCCCGAGGGGTCGTTCCCGAAGGAGAGTTGCATGTCTGA
- a CDS encoding DUF1501 domain-containing protein, with product MNRREFLKLTALATGLMSGMPGFLSRAAAQATGDRTLVVVQLSGGNDGLNTLVPYTNGAYYAARPNIAIPRKDVLTLSDTLGMHPALRPFERLWEAGELAWLENVGYPNPTRSHFASMAIWHSGDPGGAAKDGWIGRIAEKIGDPFCASNVGGLTPAALRGEDLTLPSIDTLETFQLKLPKGLEASYHRMLELPRQGEAAYVQRSTRQMIANTARVQANLKKYRSGARYPESRFARNLQQIAQLIAAGTGQRVLYTSLGGFDTHAGQRAEQDELLATLAEGIAAFHADLEAQGLADRVLIMAFSEFGRRVAENASAGTDHGQGGVMFAIGQGVRGGIHGESPDLEDLDGGDIRYRVDFRGVYAQVLDRWLRLPSQDILGGRFAGPEFVS from the coding sequence ATGAACCGACGCGAATTTCTGAAGCTGACCGCCCTGGCCACCGGCCTGATGAGCGGCATGCCCGGCTTTCTGTCCCGAGCAGCCGCGCAGGCGACCGGCGACCGCACCCTGGTGGTCGTGCAGCTCTCCGGCGGCAACGACGGCCTCAACACGCTGGTTCCCTATACCAACGGAGCTTATTACGCCGCGCGCCCCAACATCGCCATCCCCCGCAAGGACGTGCTGACCCTCAGCGACACGCTGGGCATGCACCCGGCCCTGCGCCCTTTTGAGCGCTTGTGGGAAGCGGGCGAACTCGCGTGGCTCGAGAACGTCGGTTATCCCAACCCCACGCGCTCGCACTTCGCCTCGATGGCCATCTGGCACTCGGGTGACCCCGGCGGCGCTGCAAAAGACGGCTGGATCGGACGCATCGCCGAAAAGATCGGGGATCCCTTCTGCGCCTCGAACGTGGGCGGCCTGACCCCGGCGGCCCTGCGCGGCGAGGACCTCACCCTGCCCTCCATCGACACCCTCGAGACCTTTCAGCTCAAGCTTCCCAAGGGCCTCGAGGCCAGCTACCACCGCATGCTCGAACTGCCGCGTCAGGGCGAGGCGGCCTACGTGCAAAGAAGCACGCGTCAGATGATCGCCAACACCGCCAGGGTGCAGGCAAACCTCAAAAAGTACCGCAGCGGCGCGCGCTACCCCGAGTCCCGCTTCGCCCGCAACCTGCAACAGATCGCGCAACTGATCGCAGCAGGAACCGGGCAACGCGTCTTGTACACCTCGCTGGGCGGCTTCGACACGCACGCAGGACAACGCGCCGAGCAGGACGAACTGCTGGCGACGCTGGCAGAGGGCATCGCCGCCTTCCACGCCGACCTCGAGGCGCAGGGCCTCGCGGACCGCGTGCTGATCATGGCCTTTTCCGAGTTCGGGCGCCGGGTGGCCGAGAACGCCTCGGCGGGCACGGACCACGGTCAGGGCGGCGTGATGTTCGCCATCGGCCAGGGCGTGCGCGGCGGCATTCACGGCGAGAGCCCGGACCTCGAGGACCTGGACGGCGGCGACATCCGCTACCGGGTGGATTTCCGCGGGGTGTACGCGCAGGTCCTCGACCGCTGGCTCAGGCTGCCCTCGCAAGACATTCTGGGCGGCCGTTTCGCGGGACCGGAGTTCGTGTCTTGA
- a CDS encoding aminotransferase class I/II-fold pyridoxal phosphate-dependent enzyme, protein MTSARDTYEAFKARGLKLNMQRGQPSDADFDLSNGLLSILTDRDYRTPGGLDLRNYPGGVAGIPEARALFGRYLDLPPAQVIVWNNASLELQGHVLTWALLKGLPRSNGPWAAQRPKIIVTVPGYDRHFLLLETLGFELVTVPMQPDGPDLDAIERIAAEDASVKGVLFVPTYSNPGGETLSPDKAARLARLEAAAPDFTIFADDAYRVHHLFDDERDTAVNLVALCAAAGHPDRCFVFASTSKITFAGAGLGFLGSSEANVKALSAWLNAQSIGPNKIEQYRHVRFLEAYPGGLEGLMRDHARLIAPKFQAVYDTLERELGGSGLARWTTPRGGYFISLDTTLPVADRVVRLAEEAGVSLTPAGATYPGGRDPNNSNIRIAPTRPPLEEVGVAMQVVAACIRLASEEYRARQD, encoded by the coding sequence GTGACGAGCGCGAGAGACACGTACGAGGCCTTCAAGGCCAGAGGCCTGAAACTCAACATGCAGCGCGGTCAGCCCAGCGACGCCGACTTTGACCTGTCCAACGGCCTGCTGAGCATCCTCACCGACCGCGACTACCGCACCCCCGGCGGGCTCGACCTGCGCAACTACCCCGGCGGCGTGGCGGGCATTCCCGAGGCCCGGGCACTGTTCGGGCGTTACCTGGACCTGCCGCCCGCGCAGGTGATCGTGTGGAACAACGCCAGCCTCGAGCTGCAAGGGCACGTGCTCACCTGGGCACTGCTCAAGGGCCTGCCCCGCAGCAACGGCCCCTGGGCCGCGCAGCGCCCGAAGATCATCGTGACCGTGCCAGGGTACGACCGCCACTTCCTGCTGCTCGAGACCCTGGGCTTCGAGCTGGTCACGGTCCCGATGCAGCCGGACGGCCCGGACCTCGACGCGATAGAGCGCATTGCCGCCGAGGACGCCTCGGTCAAGGGTGTGCTGTTCGTGCCCACCTACTCCAACCCGGGCGGCGAGACCCTCTCGCCGGACAAAGCGGCGCGCCTTGCGCGCCTCGAGGCGGCGGCCCCAGACTTCACGATCTTTGCCGACGACGCTTACCGGGTGCACCACCTGTTCGACGACGAGCGCGACACGGCGGTCAACCTGGTCGCCCTGTGCGCGGCGGCAGGCCATCCGGACCGCTGTTTCGTGTTCGCCTCGACCAGCAAGATCACCTTCGCGGGCGCGGGCCTGGGTTTCCTGGGCAGCAGCGAGGCCAACGTCAAGGCGCTCAGCGCGTGGCTGAATGCCCAGAGCATCGGCCCCAACAAGATCGAGCAGTACCGCCACGTGCGCTTCCTCGAGGCGTACCCCGGCGGCCTCGAGGGCCTGATGCGCGACCACGCCCGCCTGATCGCGCCCAAGTTCCAGGCGGTGTACGACACCCTCGAGCGCGAACTGGGCGGCAGCGGCCTCGCGCGCTGGACCACGCCGCGCGGCGGGTACTTCATCAGCCTGGATACCACCTTGCCGGTCGCCGACCGGGTGGTTCGGCTGGCCGAGGAGGCCGGCGTGAGCCTGACCCCGGCCGGGGCCACCTACCCGGGCGGGCGCGACCCGAACAACAGCAACATCCGCATAGCACCCACCCGTCCGCCCCTCGAGGAGGTCGGGGTGGCCATGCAGGTCGTCGCGGCCTGCATCCGGCTGGCGAGCGAGGAGTACCGCGCCCGGCAGGACTGA
- a CDS encoding DUF1800 domain-containing protein, which yields MTLRPYRGNYTPEDAAHLLRRAAFGAPAARIRELAELGPERALDALLSFDAHETEGNPFDPFDAATPAAAVRLTQARWLYEMVHSAAPLREKLALVWHNHFVVGVDKVRNASALAQYLAVLRGHGLDRFETLTLEVARTPAMLRYLDNDQNKKGRPNENFARELLELFTTGLGHYSETDVTESARAFTGWTFRGGRNQQQDVAEFVFNRKQHDDGPKTYLGHSGRFGGEDIVRLACAHPATAGFVAGKLWRAYVSDAPDPQGVRDLAAEFTRSGGELRATLRALLSSQAFYAPEHRRALVRAPIDTLVGTLRALETPALPEKRYLDFVTTLARLGQEPLRPPDVSGWDGGRDWINDGSLLGRMQLAAALTLGKHAVSVRGRLEDLSLALLGERSPALRPLLSPLKAPQQAYLMLVSPEAALV from the coding sequence ATGACCCTGAGGCCCTACCGGGGGAACTACACCCCCGAGGACGCTGCCCACCTGCTGCGCCGCGCCGCTTTCGGCGCCCCGGCCGCCCGCATCCGCGAACTGGCCGAACTCGGTCCCGAGCGGGCACTCGACGCCCTGCTCAGCTTCGACGCGCACGAGACCGAGGGCAACCCCTTTGACCCTTTCGACGCGGCTACTCCCGCTGCGGCCGTGCGCCTGACCCAGGCCCGCTGGCTGTACGAGATGGTTCACAGCGCGGCCCCGCTGCGCGAAAAACTCGCGCTGGTATGGCACAACCACTTCGTGGTGGGCGTGGACAAGGTGCGCAATGCCTCGGCACTCGCGCAATACCTGGCGGTGCTGCGCGGGCACGGCCTGGACCGCTTCGAGACCCTCACCCTCGAGGTGGCCCGCACGCCCGCGATGCTGCGCTACCTCGACAACGACCAGAACAAGAAGGGGCGGCCCAACGAGAACTTCGCACGCGAGCTGCTCGAGCTGTTCACCACCGGTCTCGGGCACTACAGCGAAACCGACGTGACAGAATCGGCGCGGGCCTTTACCGGCTGGACCTTCCGGGGCGGGCGCAACCAGCAGCAGGACGTGGCCGAGTTCGTGTTCAACCGCAAGCAGCACGACGACGGCCCCAAGACCTACCTGGGCCACAGCGGCCGTTTCGGCGGCGAGGACATCGTGCGCCTCGCCTGCGCGCACCCTGCCACCGCCGGGTTCGTGGCGGGCAAGCTGTGGCGGGCCTACGTCTCAGACGCGCCGGACCCTCAGGGCGTGCGCGACCTTGCCGCCGAGTTCACCCGCAGCGGCGGCGAGTTGCGCGCCACCTTGCGCGCCCTGCTGAGCTCGCAGGCGTTCTACGCGCCCGAGCACCGACGCGCGCTCGTGCGCGCCCCCATCGACACGCTGGTCGGTACCCTGCGCGCCCTGGAAACGCCTGCCCTGCCCGAGAAGCGCTACCTGGACTTCGTGACCACGCTGGCCCGGCTCGGTCAGGAACCGCTGCGCCCGCCGGACGTCTCCGGCTGGGACGGCGGGCGCGACTGGATCAACGACGGTTCGCTGCTCGGCCGCATGCAGCTTGCCGCCGCCCTGACCCTGGGCAAGCACGCCGTCTCCGTACGCGGGCGCCTCGAGGACCTCTCGCTGGCCCTGCTGGGCGAGCGCAGCCCGGCGCTGCGCCCGCTGCTGAGTCCCTTGAAAGCCCCGCAACAGGCCTACTTGATGCTGGTCTCGCCCGAGGCCGCCCTCGTCTAG
- a CDS encoding GNAT family N-acetyltransferase: MPTQPSAALRLRPFTQGDYEAFARLHNAAFPEHPSSPEELRVLDAQVAADPRLKQARFVAEQDGELVGYAEYSQNPGMYHPQRFMLNAAVRSDRRGQGIGSALYQHLRAALEAFDPISLRAQAREDSATVPFLRARGFRETQRTWESTLDPRGFDFGPYAGLEERLREQGIRIVTARELRERDPAWREQLHDTFSAARLDVPRSEPASPISLEQYTRFVLEDPGFLEDAYFVALHEERAIGVSDLYRSEASEGLFTGFTGVRREYRGRGVALALKLRALRYAQERGVPWVRTDNASTNAAMLAVNERLGFRKEPAWLSMVLELKEA, translated from the coding sequence ATGCCCACCCAGCCTTCTGCCGCTCTGCGACTGCGTCCCTTTACCCAAGGCGACTACGAGGCCTTCGCCCGACTGCACAACGCCGCCTTTCCCGAGCACCCCTCGAGCCCCGAGGAACTGCGCGTGCTCGACGCGCAGGTGGCCGCAGATCCCCGCCTGAAACAGGCCCGCTTTGTGGCCGAACAGGACGGCGAGCTGGTTGGTTACGCCGAGTACTCGCAAAACCCCGGCATGTACCACCCGCAGCGCTTCATGCTGAACGCCGCCGTCCGCTCGGACCGGCGCGGGCAGGGCATTGGGAGTGCGCTGTATCAGCACCTGCGGGCGGCCCTCGAGGCCTTTGACCCGATTTCCCTGCGTGCCCAGGCCCGCGAGGACTCGGCGACCGTGCCGTTCCTGCGTGCGCGCGGTTTCCGCGAGACCCAGCGCACCTGGGAGTCCACCCTGGATCCCCGCGGCTTTGACTTCGGTCCGTACGCGGGCCTCGAGGAGCGCCTGCGCGAGCAGGGCATCCGCATCGTGACCGCGCGCGAGCTGCGCGAGCGTGACCCGGCCTGGCGTGAGCAGCTGCACGACACCTTCTCGGCAGCGCGGCTCGACGTGCCCCGCTCCGAACCGGCCTCGCCGATCAGCCTCGAGCAGTACACCCGCTTTGTGCTGGAGGACCCCGGTTTCCTCGAGGACGCCTACTTCGTGGCGCTGCACGAGGAACGCGCGATCGGGGTGAGCGACCTGTACCGCTCGGAGGCCAGCGAGGGCCTGTTCACCGGCTTTACCGGCGTGCGGCGCGAGTATCGGGGGCGCGGCGTGGCCCTGGCCCTCAAGTTGCGCGCGCTGCGCTATGCCCAGGAGCGGGGAGTGCCGTGGGTACGCACCGACAACGCCTCTACCAACGCTGCCATGCTGGCGGTCAACGAGCGGTTGGGGTTTCGCAAGGAGCCCGCGTGGCTCTCGATGGTCCTCGAGCTGAAAGAAGCCTGA
- a CDS encoding DGQHR domain-containing protein has translation MDSQYKCLVTHFGGTQVYTFSMRVSDIIAISYVAARGKSNEDGAVQRILNTRRVTDIKNFVLEGNEFFNTFIINWTNTDILPGFDPATGILSIKIKPLSAQILDGQHRIKGLEAAITEKPDIGQRQILVSMCIGLSTKEAAQIFLNINTEQKPVPKSLIFDLFGEVVNDQEHAINRSKDIATELNENPESPYYRYIKFPGSPRGQGLIDLSTVVSSLKDSLKPDGIFSTLI, from the coding sequence GTGGATTCTCAATACAAATGCCTTGTAACGCACTTTGGCGGAACTCAAGTTTATACGTTCTCCATGCGAGTCTCCGACATTATCGCAATTTCTTACGTCGCGGCACGCGGAAAAAGCAATGAAGACGGGGCCGTTCAAAGGATTTTAAACACTCGCAGAGTGACGGATATTAAAAATTTTGTACTAGAAGGAAATGAGTTTTTTAATACTTTTATTATTAATTGGACAAATACAGATATCTTACCAGGTTTTGATCCAGCCACCGGAATTCTATCTATTAAAATAAAACCCCTCTCTGCCCAAATATTGGATGGGCAGCACAGGATCAAGGGGCTTGAAGCCGCAATCACCGAAAAACCAGACATTGGACAAAGGCAGATTCTGGTGTCAATGTGCATAGGATTATCAACGAAAGAAGCCGCACAGATCTTTCTGAATATCAATACGGAACAAAAACCGGTTCCAAAAAGTCTAATATTTGATCTATTTGGAGAGGTAGTTAATGACCAAGAGCACGCCATCAACAGATCAAAAGATATTGCAACTGAACTAAATGAAAATCCGGAATCCCCGTATTATAGGTATATTAAGTTTCCGGGCAGCCCTCGAGGACAAGGACTTATTGACCTATCAACAGTTGTATCATCTTTGAAAGACAGCTTAAAACCAGACGGCATATTTTCAACATTAATCTAA
- a CDS encoding DEAD/DEAH box helicase, translating to MTYSKTESMEAWLDSLERKTRKSPYQLRYVLRVSSQRGRGGLASVQVYRLPMSPDGPQTALAEPFVLPPRLERAPAFVRQDLELLTLLQQTRQGLSDAGDESLFVLGDHPVTLQLLSSLLDSGRLCWQTPDNLLRRGANRLPLGVPGIVMLPLPWLWYVDPAARTLGRITDDAPFEGYKTPPSHEPQPYTPSLHLSGRKLMPLQGPQERRNAVALPVAELRHTYGGLELPTRPRFNRDEAAERNALRALQRAGFSTLAETFEGEYRFTPEQGGLLTLGDEESWLEFLRTGRADLEAQGFTVVTHPDFPLDLAEVGEWYGHADTDGSGWFSLDLGITVDGQRISLVGLLSDLIARQPELFTRQELTALEDDEPLYAVLGDGRRVRLPAGRVRAILNILIELQLPEQPKGPLRLPLLDAARLARLEGQLPAHWEGTDQLFELGRRLRDFGGVAAVAPPPGLNAELRPYQLEGLAWLQFLREYGLSGILADDMGLGKTVQTLAHLLTERASGRADLPSLVIAPTSVISNWAAEAARFAPGLRVLTLHGKGRARDFERIPEHDLIISTYPLLPRDLEALAAHRYHLLILDEAQNIKNSRSSAARAVTHLSARHRLCLTGTPLENHLGELWSQFNFLLPGLLPDERRFRELYRTPIERRGDVLRREALAARVRPFILRREKHHVARELPPKTEIPVHIPLEGDQRDLYEAVRVSLEGQVLTELQSRGLARSRISILSALLKLRQAATDPRLVPLEAARQVRSNAKLGWLQEHLPRMLEEGRRVLIFSSFATLLGHLEGTLDALRVPYSKLTGQTLRRDEQIARFQSGQTQVFLISLKAGGVGLNLTAADTVIHYDPWWNPAAEDQATDRAYRIGQDRPVFVYKLIAAGSVEERILDLQARKAALSRGILEGGLGEASELTAQDLEQLFAPLEE from the coding sequence GTGACCTATTCCAAGACCGAATCGATGGAAGCGTGGCTGGACAGCCTCGAGCGTAAAACGCGCAAAAGCCCCTACCAATTGCGCTACGTGCTGCGGGTCAGCTCGCAGCGGGGGCGGGGCGGCCTGGCCAGCGTGCAGGTCTACCGCCTTCCGATGAGTCCGGACGGGCCGCAGACGGCCCTGGCCGAACCGTTCGTCTTGCCGCCCCGCCTCGAGCGCGCCCCGGCCTTCGTGCGTCAGGACCTCGAGCTGCTGACCCTGCTGCAGCAGACGCGCCAGGGGCTGTCCGACGCGGGCGACGAGAGCCTGTTCGTGCTGGGAGATCACCCGGTCACGCTGCAACTGCTCAGCAGCCTGCTCGATTCCGGCAGACTGTGCTGGCAGACGCCGGACAACCTGCTGCGGCGCGGCGCGAACCGCCTGCCGCTGGGCGTTCCCGGCATCGTGATGCTGCCGCTCCCGTGGCTGTGGTACGTAGACCCCGCTGCCCGCACGCTGGGGCGCATCACCGACGACGCCCCGTTCGAAGGCTACAAAACCCCGCCCTCGCACGAGCCGCAGCCCTATACCCCCAGCCTGCATCTCTCGGGCCGCAAACTGATGCCGCTGCAGGGCCCACAGGAACGCCGAAACGCCGTTGCGCTGCCGGTCGCCGAACTGCGCCACACCTACGGTGGCCTCGAGCTTCCCACCCGGCCGCGCTTCAACCGCGACGAGGCCGCCGAGCGCAATGCCCTGCGCGCCCTGCAGCGCGCCGGTTTCAGCACGCTGGCCGAGACTTTTGAGGGCGAATACCGCTTCACGCCCGAACAGGGCGGCTTGCTGACCCTGGGCGACGAGGAGTCGTGGCTGGAGTTTCTGCGCACGGGGCGGGCCGACCTCGAGGCGCAGGGCTTTACGGTCGTCACCCATCCGGACTTCCCGCTGGACCTCGCCGAGGTCGGCGAGTGGTACGGTCACGCCGACACGGACGGCAGCGGCTGGTTCAGCCTGGACCTGGGCATCACCGTGGACGGACAGCGCATCAGCCTGGTGGGGCTGCTCAGCGACCTGATCGCCCGCCAGCCCGAGCTGTTCACCCGCCAAGAACTTACGGCCCTCGAGGACGACGAGCCGCTGTACGCGGTGCTGGGCGACGGCCGCCGCGTCCGGCTGCCCGCCGGACGGGTCCGGGCCATCTTGAATATCCTGATCGAACTGCAACTGCCCGAGCAGCCCAAAGGGCCGCTGCGCCTGCCGCTGCTCGACGCCGCGCGGCTCGCACGCCTCGAGGGTCAGCTGCCTGCCCACTGGGAAGGCACCGATCAGCTGTTCGAGCTGGGACGGCGGCTGCGCGACTTCGGCGGTGTTGCTGCGGTCGCCCCGCCGCCGGGCCTGAACGCCGAACTGCGCCCGTACCAGCTCGAGGGGCTGGCGTGGCTGCAGTTCCTGCGCGAGTACGGCCTCAGCGGCATTCTGGCCGACGACATGGGTCTGGGAAAAACCGTGCAGACCCTGGCGCACCTGCTGACCGAGCGCGCCTCGGGCCGCGCCGACCTTCCCAGCCTGGTCATCGCGCCGACCAGCGTGATCAGCAACTGGGCCGCCGAGGCCGCCCGTTTCGCGCCCGGGCTGCGCGTTCTCACCCTGCACGGCAAGGGGCGCGCGCGCGACTTCGAGCGCATTCCCGAACACGACCTGATCATCAGCACCTACCCGCTGCTGCCGCGCGACCTCGAGGCCCTGGCCGCCCACCGCTACCACCTGCTGATCCTCGACGAGGCCCAGAACATCAAGAACAGCCGCTCGAGCGCGGCCCGGGCGGTCACGCATCTCAGCGCGCGCCACCGCCTGTGCCTGACCGGCACCCCCCTCGAGAACCACCTGGGCGAGCTGTGGTCGCAGTTCAACTTTCTGCTGCCCGGCCTGTTGCCCGACGAGCGCCGCTTCCGCGAGCTGTACCGCACGCCCATCGAGCGGCGCGGCGACGTGCTGCGCCGCGAGGCCCTGGCTGCCCGCGTGCGCCCTTTCATCCTGCGGCGCGAGAAGCACCACGTGGCCCGCGAGCTGCCGCCCAAGACCGAGATCCCGGTGCACATCCCGCTCGAGGGAGACCAGCGCGACCTGTACGAGGCCGTACGCGTCTCGCTCGAGGGGCAGGTGCTCACCGAGCTGCAGTCGCGCGGGCTGGCGCGCAGCCGGATCAGCATCCTCAGCGCCCTGCTCAAGCTGCGTCAGGCCGCCACCGACCCCCGGCTGGTCCCGCTCGAGGCGGCGCGGCAGGTGCGCAGCAACGCCAAGCTGGGCTGGCTGCAAGAGCACCTGCCACGCATGCTCGAGGAGGGGCGCAGGGTGCTGATCTTCAGCTCGTTCGCCACCCTGCTCGGCCACCTCGAGGGCACGCTGGACGCCCTGCGGGTGCCCTACTCCAAACTCACCGGCCAGACCCTGCGGCGCGACGAGCAGATCGCGCGCTTTCAGTCCGGGCAGACCCAGGTGTTTTTGATCTCGCTCAAGGCGGGCGGGGTGGGCCTCAACCTCACCGCGGCCGACACGGTCATTCACTACGACCCCTGGTGGAACCCGGCCGCCGAGGACCAGGCGACCGACCGCGCCTACCGCATCGGCCAGGACCGCCCGGTGTTCGTATACAAGCTGATCGCCGCCGGCAGCGTCGAGGAGCGCATCTTGGACCTGCAGGCGCGCAAGGCGGCCCTCAGCCGCGGCATCCTCGAGGGCGGCCTGGGCGAGGCGTCCGAGCTGACCGCGCAAGACCTCGAGCAGCTGTTCGCGCCGCTCGAGGAGTAA